The Coffea arabica cultivar ET-39 chromosome 10e, Coffea Arabica ET-39 HiFi, whole genome shotgun sequence region CAGTAGTTGGTCATCGGATTGATAAAAAAGAGAGAATAGGGCGACACTTGGTTCTAATCTTGAATTGACGGGTACTGTTTTAACTTCTAACACGCGGTAAGTTTTTCAAGTGCTCGTAACTTGACGTTCATAACTCGGATTGGGAATGGAAGAAGACGGCAAAGGCAAAAGAAAATCAATACCAGTCTTTAATTAAAAGAAGTAGATGTGCAATCGAACTTTTGTTCCTTCCTTGCACTAGAGTCTCAAGCGTGGTGAAGACACGAAACAAGTGCTCATTCGTCTCTGGACCAtgaagaaagagagagcaagcaAGCGTACATGAATACGGCGGTGCAGTTACCCTTTCCAAATAATGGTACGATCGCACTTGATAGTTTTGCCCCTTCTCAGACTGCACTTCTCGATTGACAGAGTAAAAAGAATTAGCCTAATGCTGTTCAGCAGTTGCAATAAGCTTCTTGCGAGGACCCGCACTTGTTCTGAAATGCTGTCTGTATATCCATCAATGCATGCGTGCGCAGGTAGGTATGCATCCGAAATTGTAGTAATTCAATCTTCAAGTAACAAGAACCATCCAGGGACACTTTTACAGCCCACAGACGAGAAATTAAAAACATTATGCATTTCACCAATAATCTCTACAAGTACAAGAGCCATTCTTGAATCTGTGAAAGCGAGTTCTGTCACGAACAATAATTTCCCTCTTATAAATCTTCGAAATGAGTTTAATCGCTGTATGACAGTCTCCACATATTCTTAGATTCTTGTTTACACTAATAGGCACCTCAGCGCTAGTGCCTATCAAAGCAAAGGCCACAGCCAACTTCTCACTGTGATAACCCAAGACATTCTCCTTGTCCTCATGACCTATATCGTGCAACACATTATTGGTCTCTGGCACATATCCGCATTCACTAATCCTAAACCTAATCTCATCAAGCTTCTGATAAATATCCCTCCAATTGGGATGGCTCTGATCACCGTTAATAAATTTATAGATCACACCACCAACTTCAGTATAACTGAATCCCGGTATTTTTTTGACAGCCCTATTTTTCATGGCTTCCCTCACCCTCCCCACATCATTCCACCTCCCATGTGAAGCATAAAGATTCGACAGTAACACAAAGTCCCCACAACTACGTGATCCCATTTCTACAAGCTTCCCGGATGCTTTCTCTGCCATCTCCACATTCCCATAAGTTTTACAAGCCCCTAACAAAGTTTGCCAAAGCACAACATCTGGATATGTGGGCATTGATGCTATAATCTTGTACGCCTTCTCCAACCGTCCTGCTCTTCCTAACAGGTCAACAACACTACCATAATGTTTCACATTTTTATCCACCCCACTTTCCTCCATTGACTCGAACAACTTCAACCCTTCATCCACCAACCCTGCATGGTTACACGCGCACAATGCTGCCAAATAACTCACCCTATCCGGCCCCAAACCATCTCGTTCTAATAGCTTGAACAGCTCTAATGCTTTAACTCCATCCCCATGCATTGCATATGCCATAACCATTGTATTCCAAGTAATAAGTGTTTTCCTACATTTCATGCCACCGAACACTTCAAACGCCTTGTTAACAAATCCACATTTCCCAAACATGTCAATAACTGCATTGCAAACGTTTACATTGTCATCAAGCTTTTGATCTCTAATATAATCATAAATCTTTTCTCCCTCCTTAAAAGCACCAAGCTGTGAACAAGCAGATAGTGCTCCCAGGACGGTAACCTCATTTGGGCTCAGCCCATTCTCCCTCATCCGCTTAAAAAACTCTAGAGCTTCATTTGGTCGGTTCCCTTGAGCCATCCCAGCAATCATAGCATTCCAGCTCGCAATATCCCTCCTAGTCATTTCTTCGAACAAAACCGACGCGCAATTCAAATCCCCACATTTTGCATAGGCATCAAGCAGAGTGGTCTGCAATAAAACATCAGCACCCACCCCAAGCTTGACAATCTCAGCATGGAACTGAAGGGCTTCAATCCGGGCCAAAGCGCGAGCGCAGGCCTTGAGGGTGAAGGAACAAGTCAAGGCATCAGGGGTGCAACGGGCACGCCGCATGGACACGTAGCAAGTGACTGCATCTAGTGGTTGGCGGCTTTGGGCGAGGCCGCGGATAATGGCGTTCCAATCATTGGTGGCAGGGTGGGGGATGTGGTTGAAGATAAAGGTGGCGTAAGACAGGCTGCCGGCGGAGGAGGTGGCGCAAAAGTCAAGCAGCTTTGACCGGGAAAAGTAGGATTTGAAAAGGCCGGTGGTTATGAGGTGGGCTTGAAGCTGCTTGATGTGTGGTAGGGAATTGCATTTGGTCAGGAGCTTTTCAGCATAGGCCATGCAACGAAAGAGGCGTCGTAGTGAACTTGTAGCCGGAACTACGCAGAGCGAATTTTTGATGTTGCTGAAATCCGAAGCACCACATTGATTTGATCTTGAGGCTCATTGCAATAATAATAGGTCCAATTTAATGTTTATATCCAGATCCGAAAACTCTCTATTTTGAGCGAATATATAGATTGACTTCGGTCTCCTTTGAACAGAAGGAGAAAGGACTTCctgttctttttcatttctttgacGATTCAAATTTCAAGTTTACGATTGCAATTTatggatatatatatacacacgtaTGGCCTGGACTGTGGACATAAAATCTAAGGTCATTATAAGCATCAAACTTGCTAATAATCAATAGCATTGACAACTTAACAACAACAACACTGATATAATGCATATTTGTATGATTCTTTGATCTGATTAGAGAATTAATCTTGTTCAAGGCAGAGGAGCTGCAGGATATTGAAGTACTAAGGATCGCCCCGCCAAATTTCCAATAAATAGATGAGTAAACAAATGGACAAATTCAATGAAGTATGACATGCTCTAGAATCAAGGTCAGAAAATCTATTTGACGGTAAACAAACTTCTCTTCCTCAAATAACCGCAGATTTACGCCATGATTAATCACAAGAGTGACCTACTACCTACTACTTTTATAGAGAAAAATGAGGGCGAGCGAGATGGTTTACTAGAATTGGTGGAAGACAAGAAATTTATAGGGGTAGTGTCAAACTATTGGTACAGATGAAGAAAATCCATGCGCTTAAAAGCACATATAACAGAGGCAGAAAAGAATCTCAGCTATCAGGCAGTCTCATCTGCACCAGTTCAGCTGGAGGCCGCAGGGTACAaaccatttcttttgttttcccaaaATAAACCTGCAGATTCGTGAAGATTTAACATTTTAAGTTTTGTGTCTTTTGAGCAAACCAATCAACAGAAGAGACATTTAAGAAATACAAATATCATGACAAGAACTGAAGGTAACAAAAATCTTCTGGTTCTTGTACACCAAGAAAATGACGAGTGTTGATGACCTATTGTAAATAGAATTGCTATACCTGATCCAGAGAGTTTCTAAGTTTTCCCTCCATTTCTTCAATCATTTTTCCCATGTTGCATAAATGACCTTCTGCAACTGAGAGGTCCATGTTCATCTGTTGCAAAATTAAAGACAGTCAAAATCATGATATAAGAAACCTGCATAAAGAGCCCTTCTCATCTCTTTGCATCATTTTATACACCTGTGGGATGAACTACGGCATagccaaaaaattttttacaaaCAACAAATAGCAGTAACTTGAACCTCATAGCTTAAATACCAATTTTTACGGGAGGAAAAATCCAGTCATAAATATACAACCAAATGCAAGCATTAAGattaaaataaaagatattCCAGTCAACCATCTCTGTCACAACAATAATCATCAAGCCCAAACAATCGTATATAAATTACCTGTCTTCTAATTGATCCGGACAAATTAAAGGTGCCTGATGACTCATCATTTGTGGTCAATGACAACATAACTGTACTTGTCAAACAGTAATGGGCTTTTCCTTCTTCCTCGGGACCCACCTAATTCATATGTATGAGATTTACAAGAGGCATGAaagattaagaaaaaaaatgaatgggaGCTTGCTCccttttaattaatttattcaTTATAGAAGGTTGCGGGGAAGAACTACCTCAATAACGTGTATGGCATCCCAAGCTCCTTCCTGCAGGTAACCTCTTTTACCATGTGCGGTCTTCGAGCCATCTTCAAGACATTTCAGAAATCAGTTCAAAGAAAGAGCATTTCCCTTCTCTCTACCAATTCAATAGAAACAATTACCTTTCTTTATTAAGAAACAAGCTACAAACCCTTCATTTTCATCTTCCCATAGATATACAGATGAAATTCCACCTTCATAGTACCTAACAACAATTTGATCAATTGAAGATCAAGCTCTAAACAGAGTCAAGATACTATTTATGGCTTGTCCTTTCATGAATCATCCAGAACGAGAAAGAATCTTGCACAAAGCTACTATCAAGGAAACAATTTCTCCTGGGTCTTTCTCAAACATGGAAATTGTGGGGAGCATGGTGTCTTAACATAGAACAGTTCTTTTATTCCCTAACTATAGGATAAAGGAAAAACGAGATAGGTAAAGGTTCTCACTGCTCACGATAGACAGCAAAAACTTCATTTGCTTCAATCTCAAGTTTTCTCAATTCTGGTGATGGATGAGGTCCATCTTCTAGTGGTGGATGATATTTATTTGACCAGGGCGACCTGCAAGTGAAACCAGGGATTTGTAAGACAGTACTTCAGAATATAAATTTACAATAAAAGCTAAAAGACAATATCAGCAAAGGGTTGAGTAACTGAGTTATGCATCTTCAAAAGCCCGATAAAATTCAAATAAGCTACCTAATGCACACTTAATATATGGACTGATGGGGCTTGTCTAGACATGTTACCATCCCAAATACTAAGCTCTAGAACTGGCAGTACAAGAATGTAGATATTTAACCACAGGAAAAACAAAAACTGTGTACTCAGGATGCCATTGATAATATAGATGACAAATAGCAAAAGCAACCAGATACCTTGGACAGGGCATTTAGAACAAATGTCAACAGAGTAATTTCCAATCTGAAGTGTATAATATTCCATTTTATAACAGTGCAAGATAACAAACAGGGAACTTTACCTGTAAGAGTCAGCATCTCTGTTGTATTCACACAAAATGAACTCTTTCCCACAGTCCACATCACATAAAACCTGTCTTTCCGAGTAAATGATTAGCATTTGTTCTACATGAATATAAAGCCCAGCAATAGAGAAGCACCAAATACCTGCATAAGAACAGCAGCTTATAATAGAAAGAACTTGCAAGATGAACTCTTTGCAAAAAAGAATGGCATACTGCAAATTGCTCTATTCTAACAAATACagcttcaaacaaactctaAAACATCTTTTACTAACCAAAATAACATTTTATTGAGCACGATAAGATTTACTTGAAATGCATGTTCACGTAGAACATCTTATATTAACCAAAGAAGAGCCTTAATCCAGTTCAATTCAAAGGCAGTATTTTCAACTTCTCAATAGAACTGAACCACGAAATTGCATTCAATCTACCCTTAAAAGACAAAAACTATCACTAGAAACAACACACAATGCCAATAATACGTCCATTCATTTTGCTCCTCTTTTAAGTCAAGCAAAAAGCTACATTCTTTGAAGCTAGAAGAGTCTCTGCTTACTACTTATTCAACATGAAGCAAACATACCCACAGAAAGTGCAGCAgaagattaaaaccctagcaAATTGAACTGCTCCGAAGGAATAGGTGTTCTCATTTCAACCTAATCAGCCGTAAGGCCTCACCAAAAACCACATTCAGTGTAAAAGGAAAAGCATAATAAACACAAATTAGTTGCAGACTCCATAAAAACAATGACCCTCCAAATAAAAACCAGTAAATAGTTGAATTATCTTCATATATTTTTCACCACACAAAAGAGGGGGTAAAAAGCAAAATCGGAATGACCAAATGCAAGAGAAATTTTACCTGGAGAGGCTGATCGACCTGAGAAAGGAGATCGGAGGAATGGTGAGGCAATAGGCTGAGCAGTGCAGAAAGCGCCGTTTCGCTATGCTTGGGCGGAATTCTTCTCATCAACCCCATTGCCgcctccatttttcaaaaccaaaaccACCAcccccactttctctctctacaTTCAACTGTATTGCTTAATAGCCCTGTATGGACAGGTGGATAGAGAGAAAAGTATTTTGCTCGTCTTCTTAtccacacccccccccccaaaaaaaaaaacaaatcgtcgttttgttttattccaactattgtgatttttttattttcggcGATTTGTTTGATCCGAGCTTCCCTCGCGGGAACCATTTTAATGGAGAGAATAGGGGTgtgcaaaatcaaaaaattccgaTTTATCGatcaaatttaaattgaattcggaattttcGAAATCGGTAAATCAGAAATCGGAATCGAATTCGGGTTTTTCGAATTCATATATTTTGAATTtggttcgaattcggtaatggagtttttatttccgatttcgaattcacaatttgaaatcggaattcgaattccgatttcgaattcaaattcatttttaatatataaatatattttttatacatgtaatataaaatttatactatataatattatataaaatttatataatataatataatattatattatattataaattttatattatataataaattttatattatataataatatataaatttttccgaattcggtgaaatcgaaATTTACGtggtgaatttttccgaattcggaattggtgaattcgaaatcgaattcgaTCGAATTATCAAATGccaaaatttcgaaaaattccgaattcaaacTTCCGAATTACTgatttcgaattcgatgcacACCCGTAGGAGAGAATGCTGCTTTGATTACTTGAGAAGGTTGCAAAGAGAGCCAGCTTCAGCCTAGTTATTGGACATTTGGACCCCTGTTGATTATAATGGAAATTCTTGAACttctttttattcatttttcttccTACTTAGGAGAATCATATTTGGTTTGGATGTTGGTTCTGAttttatttctctttctttccctgagaattttaattttcacttttcagaaaaatattatcattttttggagttttttttttaaaaaaaaatattataatgaTTTAATACATGTGAGTGAggaaaaaaggtgattgaaaaaatattttcatgaaaaacatatagatttttggagaaaaatggcGATCTAAACATAATagttaatttaacaaaataaatttccttcttgatttttaatattaataatCAACTTACCATGcaagttttttttccttttaaaagtgaaacaacgagcattttttttaaaatgttacTTCGATTGTACAGAGCACTCTAGTCAATGTTTAGCAAAAGTGATGCATTGATTAGCTAATCTAATTGGTAACGttgcaagttaaaaaaaaaaaaaaaaacaatttgtaGCTGGTCAAACGATAATCATTTCAATCAAAATTATTATAAGTACTTGTACAGTATAgttggaaattattataaccACCATTTATGTTAATGGCTTTTGGCTAAGGTCATGTGTGAACCCTCGTGCCAGTTATCATCAATCCACGGCCAACATTGGGTGACGGTGAGCTGTTTTGGGACCTATTGGCTCTACTTTTAAGCAAAGATATGATAGCTGTTATGGAGGTGAGCGTTGTCAATGAGTGACCATGGAATAAGCAATGGTTGAAAATGAGACGAAGAGGCTTTCAAACCACACCTTTCTTTTGAAGTGTTATCTTGTTGGACTTGTGTCCAAAAGAAATGGGACATTTGCTGAGGCAGATGCCAGGTGCTGTTTATGTTACCTTGACTTGTCATCGGACTAGTCATCGTCGCAAAGTTGTTTAAGACCGCTAAAAGTGCACATCCATCAAACATTTTGTGTTTGCATATGATATGATTTATTTTGAACAAcgtgtaattttaaaataaaaatttatgagTTCCACGCATATTATTAAAAAGAGAAACAAGATGAGATCTGAAtcgtacaattttttttaatcaaattttagCCATGAAGCAAAGTTCCTGCCCCTCTTccgtttggataggagattgtctgaaatatttatttgaaataattactataacactttttataatatgataaaaaagtagttgaaaattgtgtttatgataaaaaggcaaaacaaaatttcaatatttttttttgtgcaaatcTTGATAACAAAACAAACCCTGAAATTTAACTTTTAagagaaaatttaaatttgatgaAAATAAATACTTGACTAATGGTACAAGAACTGCTAATCACTTGTAACcgcacaagttttttttttttaaaaaaaaaatcattttaataGCAGCAATTAAAAGTACTGGATGCAAAACAAGCATTAGGAGAAGCAGCAGCTGCTTGTTCGGTGTACTTATCTAGCTGCAAGAGGATCAGAATACCTGTAGATGACACACACTGCCTACGGAATTTTAGGTAGCTTGCCCGCTTCGCCCAAGTTCGACTTTAACTCTCTGACAAGAATGCAGATTTGACAACAAAGAGTATACATTTGGcaccaaaggcattagaaattCGAAGTACTCTTTTTTAAGTTACTGTTACGACAACAGGATAACCAAAACTAGCAAAAGGAAACACGAGCGAACGCTTGAAATTCTGCAGTCTGGAATAGGTTGGCGGGGGGAGTGTGTGTGCGTGCCTGTGAGTCTGCTAAACTTCTACCCTCATGTTTTACCTGCAGTGCTAAATTTAGCACGCCGCTCTTCATAGGAAGCTGAAAATGTTTCTGTAGTATTAGTTCAAAGCAACAACAAAAAAACTTCGAGCACAAAGCATATACAACTAACATCATGCGAAAACGGAGAGAGGCGCATGCAAAGAAATATTTTGTCATAGGTCAATAATAGAGTGTATGCAAGAATATTAGCTTAACTTGTCAACTAGAAGATGGCTTATAAAAGAAGAATGAAAACAACTGGTTAGCTTATTAGTGTTCAGATTGACATATGTTCAACTGGATTGGCATTGTACAGATTAGCATGAACTCAGGATGCTACTCAAGATTTGTGCCAGCCATATAACCAAAGAAGTCACCTTACTTCCATTTTCTGATAGAATGGCTAAAACCACTAAAATAAAGTTTACATGTTTATGCATCTATATGTTGAAAATTGTTTAGTCttttcaaccttttttttttttttttttaagttagtATATTTGGGTGGGTGAAGCTAGGGATGACTGGTTGATCCACTGCACAATAAGCATACGCCGCATTATGAAACAAAGATCTTTGATGAATTTTTCAGTTATTGACATCATGAACGCATATCCCTCCAAATAAACTTGATAGAAATGATAAATAAGTCTAGGTTTAATTGTCAAATAGGTGTGTAGACACACAAATATGCGCAGAGAAAAAAGGTGGAAACTTAAATGTCAAATGCATTCTTTTCCTCTAATAAAGTCAGATATTCCGTTGAAGCGCAAAGAGGTTATATAAGATACCCAGGGGTTATTTTGAAACTCGCATCCATGTTAACCAATAGTCTTCCTTCTATTGTATTGATTTGGCTTTTAAAAAACTAGGCTggtttttattcttgtttctcTTTCCAGCAATGAATCAGAAGTGCTCAAATTGCACAAGGAAAGAAGGTGCCAAGTCAATTCAAGCGACCATATTATCCACTAAAATAATAACTTTAAAGTGGCAGACTATGCTACAGGTTGGGAGATAATGGAACTTACGTTCGGTGGGCCTTGACATGATGGGAACATAGACAGCTTTCCTATGTTTCAATCTAACAGTATTCAGCAAACTGTCAtctgaaaaatgaaagttaaccAAGTAATATAACCACGGTTTGGAGTTGTTATTAGGGAAGAGGAAGTAAGAGGGTTACTAAAATCAAACCAGTTTCAATAAGGGAACAGCTCTGCAAAGCCTCATCATATATTGCAGCTTGAAGCTTGTAATTAAGGCATTCCTTCTT contains the following coding sequences:
- the LOC113710886 gene encoding pentatricopeptide repeat-containing protein At1g34160; protein product: MAYAEKLLTKCNSLPHIKQLQAHLITTGLFKSYFSRSKLLDFCATSSAGSLSYATFIFNHIPHPATNDWNAIIRGLAQSRQPLDAVTCYVSMRRARCTPDALTCSFTLKACARALARIEALQFHAEIVKLGVGADVLLQTTLLDAYAKCGDLNCASVLFEEMTRRDIASWNAMIAGMAQGNRPNEALEFFKRMRENGLSPNEVTVLGALSACSQLGAFKEGEKIYDYIRDQKLDDNVNVCNAVIDMFGKCGFVNKAFEVFGGMKCRKTLITWNTMVMAYAMHGDGVKALELFKLLERDGLGPDRVSYLAALCACNHAGLVDEGLKLFESMEESGVDKNVKHYGSVVDLLGRAGRLEKAYKIIASMPTYPDVVLWQTLLGACKTYGNVEMAEKASGKLVEMGSRSCGDFVLLSNLYASHGRWNDVGRVREAMKNRAVKKIPGFSYTEVGGVIYKFINGDQSHPNWRDIYQKLDEIRFRISECGYVPETNNVLHDIGHEDKENVLGYHSEKLAVAFALIGTSAEVPISVNKNLRICGDCHTAIKLISKIYKREIIVRDRTRFHRFKNGSCTCRDYW
- the LOC113710888 gene encoding F-actin-capping protein subunit beta isoform X1; this encodes MEAAMGLMRRIPPKHSETALSALLSLLPHHSSDLLSQVDQPLQVLCDVDCGKEFILCEYNRDADSYRSPWSNKYHPPLEDGPHPSPELRKLEIEANEVFAVYREQYYEGGISSVYLWEDENEGFVACFLIKKDGSKTAHGKRGYLQEGAWDAIHVIEVGPEEEGKAHYCLTSTVMLSLTTNDESSGTFNLSGSIRRQMNMDLSVAEGHLCNMGKMIEEMEGKLRNSLDQVYFGKTKEMVCTLRPPAELVQMRLPDS
- the LOC113710888 gene encoding F-actin-capping protein subunit beta isoform X2, which produces MLIIYSERQVLCDVDCGKEFILCEYNRDADSYRSPWSNKYHPPLEDGPHPSPELRKLEIEANEVFAVYREQYYEGGISSVYLWEDENEGFVACFLIKKDGSKTAHGKRGYLQEGAWDAIHVIEVGPEEEGKAHYCLTSTVMLSLTTNDESSGTFNLSGSIRRQMNMDLSVAEGHLCNMGKMIEEMEGKLRNSLDQVYFGKTKEMVCTLRPPAELVQMRLPDS